Proteins encoded together in one Lachnospiraceae bacterium JLR.KK008 window:
- a CDS encoding sodium:solute symporter family protein → MLDPKYVPLFIGGFLAYIVIMILVGIVSTKGKTDGSNFLTGGANLGFFLIFCTVGATMIGTGSSMGAISNGYNSGWAGAIYGLGASTGILTMLMFVKVRKKNFITMSEEAQYYYGGKKIVRQVMGFMMFVIEIIWLGNHMNGGSKYLAYITGMSDIMCKLITVLAFAVYVFIGGYLAVVVTDAVQFCVIVAGFALIAVKAIPAAGGFAQITAAFEAADKSGAMGFYGLGNYGVMAAIALVLSTYMGVIGTPTHRTRIYTSADEGVARRAFMSSGIMLFFWSFVTAIIGMSAFTIATHQGVTLESSDYAFSFMATHVLGPVFGLLLMIAGLSATMSSGDSDAISGITILLTDVYPSVTGKTIKEEDYPKFSRIALVVTLTIAFLITLLVNDVIGYIQSVVGSLLPGVAVCMFMGRLWKRATWQGGLAAIFSGTGFGVIFLCSGAVQNWVNTTLGGAAVPATIISLVFGVIVSLVTPEDTTPENERVEAVFAARHGK, encoded by the coding sequence ATGTTAGATCCCAAATATGTGCCGTTGTTTATTGGCGGATTTCTTGCTTACATAGTGATCATGATTCTTGTAGGCATTGTATCAACAAAGGGCAAGACGGACGGCTCTAATTTCCTGACAGGAGGTGCCAATCTTGGCTTCTTTCTGATTTTCTGTACCGTCGGGGCGACGATGATTGGAACCGGTTCTTCCATGGGAGCCATCTCCAACGGCTATAACAGCGGCTGGGCAGGCGCTATCTATGGCCTTGGCGCCAGCACCGGAATCCTGACGATGCTGATGTTCGTAAAGGTGCGGAAGAAAAACTTCATTACCATGTCAGAGGAAGCACAGTATTATTACGGGGGCAAGAAAATTGTGCGTCAGGTCATGGGCTTTATGATGTTTGTGATCGAGATCATATGGCTGGGCAATCATATGAACGGCGGCTCCAAATATCTGGCATATATCACGGGCATGAGTGATATCATGTGCAAACTGATTACAGTGCTGGCATTTGCAGTGTATGTATTTATCGGCGGTTATCTGGCAGTTGTCGTTACCGACGCCGTACAGTTCTGTGTGATCGTTGCCGGCTTTGCGCTGATCGCAGTGAAGGCGATTCCGGCAGCAGGCGGTTTCGCACAGATCACGGCGGCTTTTGAGGCAGCCGACAAGAGTGGCGCCATGGGCTTTTACGGACTGGGGAATTATGGTGTGATGGCAGCCATCGCACTTGTATTATCTACTTATATGGGCGTAATCGGAACGCCGACACATCGGACCCGTATCTATACCTCGGCCGATGAGGGTGTTGCCAGGAGAGCGTTTATGTCGTCCGGCATTATGCTGTTTTTCTGGAGCTTTGTCACCGCAATCATTGGTATGAGCGCCTTTACGATCGCCACACATCAGGGAGTCACACTGGAATCCAGCGACTATGCGTTTTCCTTCATGGCGACACATGTGCTCGGTCCGGTATTCGGTCTGCTTCTGATGATCGCAGGTCTTTCCGCGACGATGTCATCCGGTGATTCCGATGCCATCTCCGGCATTACGATTCTGCTGACTGACGTCTATCCGAGTGTTACCGGGAAGACGATCAAAGAAGAAGACTATCCGAAATTCTCCCGGATCGCGCTTGTCGTAACGCTGACGATCGCATTTTTGATTACTTTGCTTGTGAATGACGTAATCGGGTATATCCAGTCGGTTGTCGGCTCTCTGCTTCCCGGCGTAGCAGTCTGTATGTTTATGGGACGGCTCTGGAAGAGAGCGACCTGGCAGGGAGGACTGGCAGCGATCTTTTCCGGCACTGGCTTTGGCGTGATCTTCCTCTGCTCCGGTGCGGTTCAGAACTGGGTGAATACGACACTGGGCGGCGCGGCGGTTCCGGCGACGATCATCAGCCTTGTATTTGGCGTTATCGTCAGTCTGGTGACACCGGAAGATACGACACCGGAGAATGAGAGAGTGGAAGCTGTGTTTGCGGCACGTCACGGCAAATAA